One genomic window of Punica granatum isolate Tunisia-2019 chromosome 1, ASM765513v2, whole genome shotgun sequence includes the following:
- the LOC116204989 gene encoding uncharacterized protein LOC116204989: MVSLFHNMMHKEVEVYVDDMIAKCKEGEDHLVNLKRLFNRLKEYKLRLNPAKCTFGARSGKLLGFVVSKRGIEVDSDKVKAIKELPPPSTIREVRGFLGRLNYIARFIANLTDKCQPLFRLLRKNAAIEWDHECQNAFDTIKAYLIQPPVLVPPMPNHPLILYLTVRRQSIGCMLGQEDESTHTERALYYLSKKFTEGESNYPEIEKMCCALVWVMQRLRQYRLYHTIRLLSKADPLRYLLDSPSSMRNIAKWRCQLMEYDIEYVSRTSVKGQAIADHLAEFPINDDTPINADFPDEGILQVDEEKDEPTWKMYFDGAVNSVGSGVGAVLISPDGRHYLVAAKVDFSCTNNVAEYEACTLGLQAAIDFKVKELETKDAKLVPYHEYLEELAKIFEKISFTYTPRAKNQFVDVLATLASIASIIKGNVIEPLKIEVAKGSAYCDAIEATDAKPWYEDIKNFLQTGQFPPFADCPDRKTLRRLAVHYFLSGETLYRRSFDATLLRCIDVHESRRLMEEVHEGNCEPHMNGLMLAKKLMRLGYYWSTMETDCVKHVRHYHRCQVYADQIKAPPNELRLMTAPWPFSMWGMDVIDPINPKASNGHLFILVAIDYFTKWIEAITLASVTAKAVACFLKRDVFARYGVPATIITDNAKNLNNKVIDELFLPIKVEIPSMRILAEAELEEAEWARQRYEQLNLIDEKRLKALCHGQCYQQRMARAFNAKVRRREFSPDDLVLRKVLHVAPDSRGKFSYKYDGPFVDKETFFRGTIILSDMDSAENALSVNADAIKKYYP, translated from the exons atggtctcATTATTCCAcaacatgatgcacaaggaagtcgaaGTCTATGTCGAtgacatgatcgccaagtgcaaagaaggagaagaccacCTTGTCAACCTGAAGCGCCTTTTCAATCGCTTAAAAGAATACAAGCTCCGGCTCAACccggcaaaatgcacattCGGTGCCCGATCAGGAAAGCTattaggattcgtggtcagcaaGCGCGGTATCGAGGTGGATTCGGACAAAGTCAAGGCAatcaaagagcttcccccGCCGTCAACGATTCGAGAGGTGCGCGGCTTCTTGGGACGGTTGAACTACATCGCGCGCTTCatcgcaaacctgacagataAGTGTCAGccgctctttcgcttgctccgcaaaaatgcagcgattGAATGGGACCATGAATGTCAGAAtgccttcgacaccatcaaggcttACTTAATTCAACCGCCGGTACTAGTCCCACCTATGCCGAATCATCCCCTCATTTTATACCTGACAGTACGCCGGCAATCCATAgggtgcatgttagggcaagaAGATGAGTCGACACACACGGAGAGGGCGTTATATTACTTAAGCAAGAAATTTactgaaggggaatccaattatccggagattgagaaaatgtgttgtGCGTTAgtatgggtcatgcaaaggctccgacagtaCAGGCTATATCACACAATCCGCTTGTTGTCAAAAGCGGACCCCCTGCGATATTTACTCGATAgcccgtcctccatgaggaacatcgcaAAATGGCGCTGTCAACTGATGGAATACGACATAgagtacgtgtcccgcacGTCTGTCAAAGGGCAAGCAATCGCCGACCACCTAGCGGAATTCCCGATCAACGACGACACGCCGATAAACGCGGACTTCCCAGATGAAGGAATCCTCCAAGTAGATGAAGAGAAGGATGAGCcaacatggaagatgtacttcgatgggGCGGTCAATTCTGTGGGATCCGGAGTTGGGGCAGTGCTAATATCCCCAGACGGACGTCATTATCTGGTCGCTGCAAAAGTGGATTTCTCTTGTACCAATAAcgtggccgagtacgaggcatgcacTCTCGGCTTGCAAGCGGCaatcgacttcaaggtgaaggagttaGAA acaaaggacgcaaaGTTAGTCCCGTACCATGAATACCTCGAGGAATTGGCGAAAATTTTTGAGAagatctcgttcacctacacTCCACGCGCAAAGAATCAGTTCGTGGACGTGCTCGCAACACTCGCGTCTATAGCAAGCATCATAAAGGGGAACGTCATTGAACCCCTCAAGATCGAAGTTGCCAAAGGCTCGGCCTACTGCGACGCGATCGAAGCAACCGATGCTAAACCATGGTATGAGGACATCAAGAATTTCCTACAAACGGGTCAATTTCCTCCTTTCGCCGATTGCCCCGACCGAAAGACACTCAGACGACTCGCGGTGCACTACTTCCTAAGCGGCGAGACACTCTACCGACGATCCTTCGACGCCACATTGCTCAGGTGCATTGACGTACATGAATCGCGGCGCCTCATGGAGGAGGTGCACGAAGGGAATTGCGAGCCCCATATGAATGGGCTCATGCTTGCCAAGAAGCTCATGCGCTTAGGTTactattggtccaccatggaaacCGACTGCGTAAAGCACGTCAGACACTATCACCGGTGCCAAGTCTACGCTGATCAAATCAAAGCTCCCCCTAATGAACTACGTCTTATGACAGccccatggcctttttcaatgtggggaatggacGTAATTGACCCGATCAATCCTAAGGCATCCAATGGACACCTCTTCATCTTGGTGGCGATCGATTACTttaccaaatggatcgaagctataaCACTCGCATCTGTCACTGCGAAAGCCGTGGCCTGTTTCCTCAAGCGCGACGTCTTTGCCCGTTACGGGGTTCCTGCGACGATCATCACGGATAACGCCAAAAACCTGAACAATAAGGttatcgacgagctct tcctcCCGATCAAAGTGGAaattccttccatgaggatccttgccgaggcCGAACTTGAGGAAGCGGAATGGGCAAGACAACGCTACGAGCAATTAaacctcattgacgagaaGAGATTGAAAGCACTATGCCATggacagtgctaccaacaGAGGATGGCTCGAGCATTCAACGCAAAGGTCCGTCGCCGAGAGTTCAGTCCCGATGACCTCGTCTTGAGGAAGGTCTTACACGTCGCGCCTgattctcgagggaagttctcgtacaaatacgacggtcccttcgtCGATAAAGAGACTTTCTTCAGGGGAACAATCAttttgagcgacatggacaGCGCCGAAAACGCGCTTTcggtcaacgctgacgccatcAAGAAATATTATCCCTGA